A genomic stretch from Pieris brassicae chromosome 9, ilPieBrab1.1, whole genome shotgun sequence includes:
- the LOC123714012 gene encoding myrosinase 1-like isoform X1, whose translation MSVSVCFIYLFLAIIRSSSDAIETDSKICFPKKFMFGVATAAYQIEGAWNVSGKGESIWDRYTHTHPERIFDHKTGDVAADSYHNFPRDVELMAQLGVQFYRFSISWPRIMPNGLTNEVNEDGIRYYNDLLEELFRNGIMPIVTMYHWDLPQSLQDLGGWTNPIIIDYFVDYARVLFEAFGDKVKMWITVNEPLSFCEDGYGGNDAPGTRSTGFEDYLCGHNVLIAHGSVYRMYQEEYVKKQKGLVGITIDFRWIEPASTSDEDQRAAEVIRQFTFGWFAHPIFSLTGDYPPIMRKRIDIISKRQHFHRSRLPVFTPEEIEIIRGSADFLGLNHYTTSLAVYSETKITPQPSFYTDMGGILKDKPDWPKSNSTWLKVVPWGFRKALNWIKYTYNNPLVLVTENGMSLEPGLQDTRRVNYIDGYLKALHTAIVKDKCNVIGYTYWSLIDNFEWTRGFSERFGLYELDYDSPNKTRTARLSAAYYGKIARTKCIPSSWYFVD comes from the exons ATGTCAGTCAGTgtgtgttttatatatttatttctcgcAATTATTCG aAGTTCAAGTGACGCTATTGAGACGGACTCCAAAATATGTTTTCCAAAAAAATTCATGTTTGGCGTGGCCACAGCTGCTTATCAAATAGAGGGCGCTTGGAATGTATCCG gcAAAGGAGAGAGTATTTGGGATAGATACACTCACACGCACCCCGAGCGCATATTCGATCACAAAACTGGAGACGTCGCTGCCGACTCCTACCACAATTTCCCTCGGGATGTGGAACTCATGGCGCAACTTGGTGTTCAGTTCTATCGCTTCTCTATATCTTGGCCGAGGATTATGCCAAATGGACTTACCAA cGAAGTTAATGAAGATGGAATCAGGTACTACAATGACCTGCTAGAGGAGCTCTTTCGTAACGGTATCATGCCAATAGTGACCATGTATCATTGGGATCTACCACAGAGTTTGCAGGATTTGGGCGGTTGGACGAATCCTATTATAATAGATTACTTCGTGGATTATGCAAGA GTTCTATTCGAAGCTTTCGGGGACAAAGTTAAAATGTGGATCACTGTAAATGAGCCACTATCATTCTGTGAGGATGGATATGGTGGGAATGACGCCCCGGGGACAAGAAGCACTGGGTTCGAAGACTATCTCTGCGGACACAATGTACTGATAGCACATGGCAGTGTCTACAGAATGTATCAAGAGGAATATGTTAAGAAACAAAAAG GTTTGGTTGGAATAACAATAGACTTTAGATGGATCGAGCCAGCTTCGACGTCAGATGAAGATCAACGCGCTGCAGAAGTCATACGACAATTTACg tttggCTGGTTTGCACACCCAATCTTCTCTCTAACAGGGGACTATCCGCCGATTATGCGCAAACGCATCGACATTATATCCAAACGACAACACTTCCATCGATCCCGCCTACCCGTATTTACACCAGAAGag atcGAAATTATTAGAGGATCAGCTGATTTCCTTGGTTTAAACCATTATACGACATCCTTGGCTGTTTATAGCGAAACTAAAATTACTCCACAGCCATCATTTTATACCGATATGGGTGGAATATTAAAGGACAAACCGGATTGGCCTAAAAGCAATTCTACATGGTTGAAG GTTGTCCCTTGGGGCTTTAGAAAAGCCTTAAACTGGATCAAGTACACCTATAATAATCCTCTGGTGTTGGTTACTGAAAACGGCATGTCTCTTGAACCAGGATTGCAGGATACAAGACGTGTTAACTACATTGATGGTTATCTAAAGGCCCTACACACTGCGATAGTTAAAGacaaatgtaatgtaattggTTATACTTATTGGAGTcttattgataattttgaaTGGACTAGAGGATTCtc aGAACGCTTCGGCCTCTACGAACTAGATTACGATTCTCCGAATAAAACTCGAACGGCTCGACTCTCAGCGGCATATTATGGAAAAATCGCGCGTACTAAATGTATACCTTCGTCTTGGTATTTCGTGGACTAA
- the LOC123714496 gene encoding uncharacterized protein LOC123714496, translating into MLLILIGLVAAAGAAPRFPFSDETSLENMFNDNMFSMKNFWQQFGREMATLEQRISQMSRNLPHVVTKEGVEGNEYKIEIPLTGFQESDISVKARPGLLKVVAQHNFGPGSTSNYIIARSLPEFVGASGDWTYENGILKIVFPLNNNASEGPDQQTVAPNHSREEIETDNTDTGANADIGLDKTGQESELMTNEIPSKRPVEGTTYAEGLKDDYEFVPLSRY; encoded by the coding sequence ATGTTGCTAATCTTAATCGGTTTGGTGGCCGCCGCCGGCGCAGCCCCACGCTTCCCCTTCAGCGATGAAACAAGCCTAGAAAATATGTTCAACGATAATATGTTTAGCATGAAGAATTTCTGGCAACAATTTGGCAGAGAAATGGCGACACTCGAACAAAGAATATCGCAAATGTCACGAAATTTACCTCACGTCGTCACAAAGGAGGGAGTTGAGGGTAAcgaatacaaaatagaaattcCCCTAACTGGCTTCCAAGAAAGCGACATCTCCGTCAAGGCCAGACCGGGGCTACTGAAAGTTGTGGCGCAGCATAATTTTGGTCCGGGTTCAACCAGTAACTATATCATTGCAAGATCCTTGCCTGAGTTCGTGGGAGCAAGCGGTGACTGGACATACGAAAATGGCATCCTCAAGATAGTATTCCCCTTAAACAATAATGCAAGTGAAGGTCCTGATCAACAAACTGTTGCACCTAATCACAGCCGTGAAGAAATCGAAACAGACAACACAGACACCGGTGCCAACGCTGATATTGGGTTAGATAAAACAGGACAAGAGTCTGAATTAATGACCAATGAAATACCGTCGAAGAGACCAGTAGAAGGAACAACTTATGCCGAAGGACTGAAGGACGACTACGAATTTGTGCCGCTATCTAGATACTAA
- the LOC123714012 gene encoding myrosinase 1-like isoform X2, with protein MFGVATAAYQIEGAWNVSGKGESIWDRYTHTHPERIFDHKTGDVAADSYHNFPRDVELMAQLGVQFYRFSISWPRIMPNGLTNEVNEDGIRYYNDLLEELFRNGIMPIVTMYHWDLPQSLQDLGGWTNPIIIDYFVDYARVLFEAFGDKVKMWITVNEPLSFCEDGYGGNDAPGTRSTGFEDYLCGHNVLIAHGSVYRMYQEEYVKKQKGLVGITIDFRWIEPASTSDEDQRAAEVIRQFTFGWFAHPIFSLTGDYPPIMRKRIDIISKRQHFHRSRLPVFTPEEIEIIRGSADFLGLNHYTTSLAVYSETKITPQPSFYTDMGGILKDKPDWPKSNSTWLKVVPWGFRKALNWIKYTYNNPLVLVTENGMSLEPGLQDTRRVNYIDGYLKALHTAIVKDKCNVIGYTYWSLIDNFEWTRGFSERFGLYELDYDSPNKTRTARLSAAYYGKIARTKCIPSSWYFVD; from the exons ATGTTTGGCGTGGCCACAGCTGCTTATCAAATAGAGGGCGCTTGGAATGTATCCG gcAAAGGAGAGAGTATTTGGGATAGATACACTCACACGCACCCCGAGCGCATATTCGATCACAAAACTGGAGACGTCGCTGCCGACTCCTACCACAATTTCCCTCGGGATGTGGAACTCATGGCGCAACTTGGTGTTCAGTTCTATCGCTTCTCTATATCTTGGCCGAGGATTATGCCAAATGGACTTACCAA cGAAGTTAATGAAGATGGAATCAGGTACTACAATGACCTGCTAGAGGAGCTCTTTCGTAACGGTATCATGCCAATAGTGACCATGTATCATTGGGATCTACCACAGAGTTTGCAGGATTTGGGCGGTTGGACGAATCCTATTATAATAGATTACTTCGTGGATTATGCAAGA GTTCTATTCGAAGCTTTCGGGGACAAAGTTAAAATGTGGATCACTGTAAATGAGCCACTATCATTCTGTGAGGATGGATATGGTGGGAATGACGCCCCGGGGACAAGAAGCACTGGGTTCGAAGACTATCTCTGCGGACACAATGTACTGATAGCACATGGCAGTGTCTACAGAATGTATCAAGAGGAATATGTTAAGAAACAAAAAG GTTTGGTTGGAATAACAATAGACTTTAGATGGATCGAGCCAGCTTCGACGTCAGATGAAGATCAACGCGCTGCAGAAGTCATACGACAATTTACg tttggCTGGTTTGCACACCCAATCTTCTCTCTAACAGGGGACTATCCGCCGATTATGCGCAAACGCATCGACATTATATCCAAACGACAACACTTCCATCGATCCCGCCTACCCGTATTTACACCAGAAGag atcGAAATTATTAGAGGATCAGCTGATTTCCTTGGTTTAAACCATTATACGACATCCTTGGCTGTTTATAGCGAAACTAAAATTACTCCACAGCCATCATTTTATACCGATATGGGTGGAATATTAAAGGACAAACCGGATTGGCCTAAAAGCAATTCTACATGGTTGAAG GTTGTCCCTTGGGGCTTTAGAAAAGCCTTAAACTGGATCAAGTACACCTATAATAATCCTCTGGTGTTGGTTACTGAAAACGGCATGTCTCTTGAACCAGGATTGCAGGATACAAGACGTGTTAACTACATTGATGGTTATCTAAAGGCCCTACACACTGCGATAGTTAAAGacaaatgtaatgtaattggTTATACTTATTGGAGTcttattgataattttgaaTGGACTAGAGGATTCtc aGAACGCTTCGGCCTCTACGAACTAGATTACGATTCTCCGAATAAAACTCGAACGGCTCGACTCTCAGCGGCATATTATGGAAAAATCGCGCGTACTAAATGTATACCTTCGTCTTGGTATTTCGTGGACTAA
- the LOC123714499 gene encoding protein lethal(2)essential for life-like, with translation MSIYPFFMDFERPRTRQHLMDQHFGLGLTPNDYLTIVAVPQTNNNYYRPWRNLRASNQDEGSTIKNEKNKFQINLDVQHFAPEDISVKTADGFLVVEAKHEERQDEHGFISRGFSRRYQLPEGIEESAVISKLSSDGVLTITAPLKAPPKASNERIVPIVQTGPVKKQLEGEKTD, from the coding sequence ATGTCTATTTATCCGTTCTTCATGGATTTTGAGCGTCCTAGAACACGACAACACTTAATGGATCAACATTTTGGCTTAGGACTGACGCCGAATGATTATTTGACGATTGTGGCTGTGCCGCAAACGAACAATAATTACTACAGACCATGGAGAAATCTTCGGGCATCAAACCAGGATGAAGGATCTACAATTAAAAACGAAAAGAACAAGTTTCAAATCAATTTGGATGTTCAGCACTTCGCTCCCGAAGACATTTCTGTGAAAACTGCTGATGGGTTTTTAGTTGTTGAAGCCAAGCACGAAGAGAGGCAGGATGAACATGGATTCATTTCACGAGGGTTTTCAAGACGTTATCAACTACCAGAAGGTATTGAGGAGTCTGCTGTGATCTCTAAGCTGTCCTCGGATGGTGTGCTTACCATCACAGCTCCATTGAAAGCACCGCCAAAGGCTTCGAATGAGAGAATTGTTCCCATTGTGCAGACTGGGCCGGTGAAGAAGCAGCTGGAAGGTGAAAAGACTGATTAG
- the LOC123714519 gene encoding protein lethal(2)essential for life-like gives MSLIPRFFDERPVRLMERELFSPSIFPNYHQKLVPRDFYQPWTSPFRQWEDMYRQMEQLSSVMNQMAMEGTKISSDSEKFQVNVDVQHFAPDEISVKVANKHVTIEGKHEEKQDEHGYVSRQFIRRYPLPEGCLPDTVQSKLSSDGVLTITAPKVLAMPSTGERIVPITQTGPIKKQIGSPNEEPSKIEEKN, from the coding sequence ATGTCTTTGATTCCACGCTTTTTTGACGAGAGACCTGTAAGACTTATGGAACGGGAATTATTTTCTCCAAGCATTTTCCCGAACTACCACCAAAAACTCGTTCCACGTGATTTCTATCAGCCGTGGACTTCTCCATTCCGGCAATGGGAAGATATGTACAGACAGATGGAGCAACTCTCGTCTGTTATGAATCAAATGGCGATGGAAGGTACCAAGATATCTTCAGATTCAGAGAAGTTCCAGGTCAATGTAGACGTCCAACACTTTGCCCCTGATGAAATTTCAGTGAAGGTCGCCAACAAGCATGTCACTATTGAAGGCAAGCACGAAGAGAAGCAGGACGAACATGGTTACGTTTCCCGGCAGTTCATTCGTAGATATCCATTACCTGAAGGCTGTTTACCAGACACTGTGCAGTCTAAATTATCATCTGACGGTGTATTAACTATCACAGCTCCTAAGGTCTTGGCTATGCCGTCAACTGGGGAAAGGATCGTACCAATCACACAAACGGGACCCATCAAAAAGCAAATTGGATCACCTAATGAAGAACCATCCAagattgaagaaaaaaattaa